DNA from Gadus chalcogrammus isolate NIFS_2021 chromosome 11, NIFS_Gcha_1.0, whole genome shotgun sequence:
ATATCCCTTGAGCACTGAtgatttttttggttgtttggGTTTCTTGGCAGGTCATGAGTGGATTCAGTTTTGTGCGCGCGCAGCATTCCTCAGATCTGTTCAGGTGTGAGTCTGCTAAGTAAGGGTGAAATGTGTTGTGTTGGACGTTAGACGCCCTCGTTTAACTCTGCAGCAGCTGGAGTGTCCGGTCGTTATTCCAGTTAGAGGCTCGAGGTGATTAAGTGAAAAACAGTGGAGTGATAGGCGAGTGTTATCTAAGTTTAGACAGACCGTTAAACTGGCAAGCACACTCCTGGGAAAATCACAAAAATCCTTCAGAATGGCTTTACTTGAAGAGGGACTCTAGGAGCTAATGGGACAAACTGACTGGATTTAATTTGCATAAGAAAATATACGATTATCATAATGGTCTTCCCCCTGATTATTAGTTCCTCCACGTGGTTGCTTATCCCATGATGGGTGTCACTGGTTGaccagggtgtttgtgtgtgtgtgtgtgtgtgtgtgtgtgtgtgtgtgtgtgtgtgtgtgtgtgtgtgtgtgtgtgtgtgtgtgtgtgtgtgtgtgtgtgtgtgtgtgtgtgtgtgtgtgtgtgcgtgcgctatACTTTGTATGCATAGCCTACAGGCTGTAACAGGTCATGTTGTAACAGCTTTGAAAGTACAAAAGAAAAAGTATGGGTTCTTTACCACAGTCACTGAGGCAAGCCCCTGAATCTCTAGTAAtattaagctgtgtgtgtgtgtgtgtgtgtgtgtgtgtgtgtgtgtgtgtgtgtgtgtgtgtgtgtgtgtgtgtgtgtgtgtgtgtgtgtgtgttttagtgtttcaATGGTCAAGATGTTGGTGTATCGGTATCTGTTGATGGTCCTAGCCAATGGTCCTAGCTTGTCACTTTCTCGGACAGTGAGTTTAACTCTTGTCACCTAAGGTGGCACTATCAATTCATAATcatgaatattattataattattaattatgagTAGCTGGCCCCCTTTCTGGCTGCAACCCATAAGTTAAACCCGGTCTCTATCAGATTCATTACCATAATGACGTGTCCCTGTTGTTCTTGTCAGAGCTGGTACTGAGCTTGAGTGTTGGGTTGGATATCAGAATCCCCCACATGTCCACGAGGAGAACTGAAGCTCTCCAAGACCTCACACAGTTCCTCAGGCCTCACGCCTCCTGCCAGCTGCTCCTGTGGGAAGCGAAGGAGTGGAACAGTGGGGACAGGGAGTCATTTAGAGGCTCAACGTCTTTGTATGCGCCTTAAGGCTCCACATGGCTGTGCAAAGTACTTTGCTTTTCTCTGTGCGAGGACAAGAAAATCCCTCTGAGTTGCAGCTTGGTTAATGTGATGTGTCCCTTTTAGAGTTTTGTTCATTTCTTCTGAGGGTTCTGACGGATAAATTCCTAAGGAAAAATACTAATTTGGGGGTTCCTCCAGTAAAACCTGTCTACCCAACTCTTCTCTCATTGAAATTATACTTGTCATATGCTCTCTAGCAGACTTTACAATTCCTCTCAATCGCTGAGTAACATTACCAAGTTGGTAATGTTGTTAACCTGCGCTAACTATCCATAACCCACTGGTGACTTAAGGTCAGTGATGTGTAAACTGCTGTCTGATATGAATTCTACATGTTCATATAATGTGTAATCTCTGATTATTAACATCTAGACATATATATTTActcaattattttctttctcGAAATCGTTAGCTCCATCcctgtcaccctctctctctctctctctctctctctctctctctctctctctctctctctctctctctctctctctctctctctctctctctctctctctctctctctctctctctctctctctctctctctctctctctctctctctctctctctctctctctctctctctctctctctctctctctctctctctctctctctccatacagGGGCCCCAGGAGGGACCGGTCTTCTGGGAGAGCGTGGTCACATGGGAAAGATGGGGCCAATAGGAGACAGAGGTATGACAgcgattaaaaaatataaccaTGATCTGATCCCACTGCAATggttcttcctctccttccaagGCTTCCTCATCGTTATCTCTCTTGATGTCTCCGTTGTCATTAGAACAACACGAACTTCAGGGATCATCTTTGAGGATCTTTCATGTCCAACAATTTAGGAGAGTAATGAGGTTATAATTGCAACATGTTGTGGAACATATAGTTAAACATCAGGTTAATAACCAAGATAAGCCCTTCTTACCTAGCAATATGGGTGTATGTATAAAATTAGGGAGGTTAGGGCCTTCTCAGACCTCGGTCTAGCAGGCTACACATAGATCTATGCCAAAAAGAACAGATCTCTCTTCACATAGACATAGATATCCCAGGCAGACAATATGTGGACCCAATGTCCTTTCCATCACTGGCATTTGAAAACTGTTATTTTACTATATTTTTAGGGGTGATCCGACTTCCACACAAAGAACAATGAgctaaaatattattatttatatttagtaTTTAATATACCAATACATTTCAAAAGCTCTACTTATCAAGTAATAACGTTTCCAACCTTTATGTCATAGCCTAGCCAAGGGGTAGCTACAGGTTGAAAGGCGCAATCTATCATTCTATTGCATCTTCATAAaaccagggttagggtaagcTACAGCTACATCATATAAAAACAGCATTCTGAATTACAGCttgttgtaggcctatatgacTCTGTTTGAAAGGTCTGCAGATGGCGGTTAGGGAGAAATCACAGTTACAGCCCGGGTACACTTCAGGTACAACGTGGTCTCTTcctcaaacaaaaacaaccagggtagtttttgtgtgttttaccACTTCCCCTAAATATGTAACTGCCGTCTTGGATAGTGTCATGTTATGTAAAACCAGGCATCAACTATTATTTCTACTCTGGGTGTGgcactgccatctagtggtatcATTTAATGACTACACCAAGCTACTGCCATGTTTCATGTCTCCATCAGACACAATGTAAAACTACACAAGGTCTTAGATTGAgctgattttgtgtgttttcttttatctTGCAGGTGAGAAAGGTGTTACGGGCTGGACTGGACCATCTGGAATACAAGGAAAACCTGGTGATTCTAATCATACACAATAAAATGAGTCATGATTAATAACTAGAGTACTAGCATGAATAAAAAACTATAACGTGTGAATTATTATTTATCAGCAGCATGTCCACTCATAAAAACGAGTTAAACTAGTGGCTTTCCGCAATGATGAATCATGATGTTGTAACACAGAAGGAGTGGCCTGTGAACGGAGCTTAACCCAAATCTAACCCTAGCAGCGAGAACATGAGGTTTAGAATCTGCTCTTCTGTTGTTCTGGATCCAAAACTCCCTGACCTGGTTCAAAACACGCCATTTAAGATCTAGAGTCCAGCATGTGGTCGATACGATACAATGCATGAGCCGTGTGTCTGAAGGGTGAAGAGCAGAGGATGAGAGGTTGTGTGTTGAACCCATCAGGTACAACCTGTGACTGTGGGAGGTACCGGAAGGTGGTGGGACAGCTGGACATCAACATCGGACGACTGCAAAACGCTCTCAAATTTATAAAGAACGGTATATTAAAAGTTCAGTATTTGTGTGAACATGTTGGGTAACAAATGCCTAATCCAGGTTATGATATTAAATATTCAGTCATACTGGGACAATATATGGACCTAGCtcaaaataaattgtttcaaatattgGGACATAGTTCAAATCATAAAAGCAAGAAGACATGTTACATAATCTCTTCCTAACAAAATGAAACCCATCTCTTGTGTTTATACCACACTGTGCCCTCTCACCAGTTACCTGCACCGCTCAAACCCTTCTCGACCCTTTGGACTTGAACCCGAACGTGTACACACAGAAGGAATCAAAAGGGACCTATAATAAcccctgttccccccccccccgcctgccgTAGTGCTCTTGGGCctgagggagacggaggagcgCTACTACCTGCTGGTGACAGAGTCCCGGGCCTTCGAGGAGGCCCTGGTCAGCTGTCGGCTCAGGGGCGGGGCGCTGGCCATGCCCAAGACCAGGGACGCCAACCGCCTGCTGGCCGACTACGTCAGCGGCTCGGGCCTCACCGCCGTGTTCATCGGCCTGCAGGCCCGGAGCGTGGTGAGTGGAACCGCGACACGCTGCCAGTGAGAGGCCGGTTTGGAAGTAGAGGACAGACTTTTATAAGTCCAACCTCACATTTATAATTGTGAAGTTGGACTACTATGACCCGGCTAGAGACACTGAAACATAGGAGGACAGATTGATTGAAAGTCTCTTTAATTTGTGTGATAACTACTTTATTTCTTATTTAATTTAACAATAATTACAATAATGAAGGGATGCAAACTGAATTTGGTAACAAGGCCTTGATTGAGCAACGAGTGGGAAAGGATGTTTAAAGAAGTTACATTGTCGCTGAGTTTGTTTTGATTAATTCAAATCATTCCTCAGCAACAGCGCCAACGCTGGGTGGAAAAAAGAATTGCAAGACTGCGATTAGCTTGAATCAGGGCCTGGTGATGTCACTTGTCCTGCTATCAATTTGAGCCAATGAGAAACAGTTTCAACTTAACAAGCTGTGTTATGAGTTACCGTGTATCTCCGGAATTGAGTTCACATGTGGGGCTTTCCCGTTAGAAACCCCCTCCCAACACCAGACAATGCCAAACAGAGCTCACGGGAGAACCAGCCCAAGGGATCATGGCATACACAACTTTTCAATGGGGCCTCATTTCCCTAAGCAGTCATCTTGGTTCCATCTCGGTCCCAGTTCCTTCTTCACTGCCCCCCAGTGAGCTAGTGCTGACAGCCAACATGGCTGCTAGGTGAAAGAGTCCCGAGTGAAATAGTTTTAAGCACTTAAGCAATATATATTGATTCTCTTTCTTCTGTAAAATCTACTTAttgtgagtcactttggataaaattgtctgttaaatgccctgaatagaaataaaaagataaatctgtttcatatatatataaatataatataatatataatctaatattaatataaatgagAATGTAAGCCCTCCCTTGAGGTGGTTCCGCAGTGTGCTTCTGGAAACTTCTGGAATCTCTAAAAAACGTTCATCGTGTCCCCAGAACGGCACCAGGACCCAGGAGGAGTACGTCTTCGCGGACTCCAGCCCTCTGGGGGGCTTCGCCGCCTGGGGCCCAGGCCAAGGGCCCCCCAGCGGCACCAACAGCTCCAGCTGCGTGGAGTTGCTCAACACCGGCAGCTGGGGCCCCGCGGCCTGCCACCTCGCCATGTTCTACATCTGTGAGTTCCCCAAGACCAGGAGAAGAGTTGGCGCTGCTGGttgaggaggcggaggtggaggtagtggtggtgctggtggtagtGCTGTtgctggtggtagtggtggtgctgttgctggtggtagtggtggtggtagtgttgctggtggaggaggtggtgttgctggtggaggagggggtggtggtgccaCGCAAGGTTGATAGGAGGAGTGGACTGATGAGCGGAGATGCCAAAGGGGGCTCCTCCTTTGGAATCCAAGATGGCCGTCTAACTGTAGACACGCCAACTGGGATTTGTTTGTTGCTCcattttccctctcttttttctcgATGTGATGTTTACACTGCAACTGACCCCACAAGCTCGACATTTTAAAAGCCATGGACAAATTAACCCTTTCATGGATTGTTCTCATACTCTGTTATTATTttcatgaaaataaatgtataaaaatgtgtttgtgtgttatcatcttttatttttatcctTGATCTGATTATCTACAACTTGGCTCTTGCAGTATTGCAAAGGTGTTAATTTTTCCTTTCGTGTGTTCTTAAAAGTGAGAAACATATAATTATTGTTAACAAATAGACGCTGATAATAAGGGATTAAAAGAGGCCAAGTGAATACGAGTAAAGTCCAGTTTCTCCCTAATAGACCATAACAGAGAGCTCTTTCAGTGTACGTGGCTGTGGCGAAAAAAAGCAACACGTCCTCCCACTTTATGCCCTTTCCTCCATGTTTGAATAACAGTCgctaatgaaaaataaacagccAGTCCTGTCTCTCTGGGATACAGTTCCGCAGTGGGCTAGCAACACCATGGGTTTTAATAAAGCAGATCAACACCCCCAGATCGTATTGATAGTAACACTGGGGGAAGGCCTTTTCACTAGGAGCTAGACAGAAACAAAATACTACGCTGTGTGCCAGCTGCCCTTTTCTTAGGTTATGTCAACAGTGGCCGTCtatatttttttgaaaaatCGAGCAAACCATTAACAATGGCTGGCAGTCGCTCTATCTTCAAGACAGGATTTGGAAAAGATACCaacttagttttttttttataaatatattacaGAAGGTCATTACATAATATATAAGCTGATTAGTGGGAAAATATACtttgtaaaaatgtaaatgtttcacTCAAAAGACTTACAAGGAAACATTTAGCTGTTTAAAACTTCAGAATCTATAAATCTCTGCTGCCTCTAACCTTGGAATTGACACACAGTTAAGCAAATATTTACCTTCCTAAAGCGACTCAATGCTTTTAAAGTTAATAAGTAGGCCTTGGTCATTGTGTTTCGAACAATGTAGAATCCCTTCAAACAATCTCATGCTTTCAATAGGAAAGTAGGCTCCTTCTAAATGCATAAAATGCATCCATTATCTTAATctttaacaataaataatagCCCAAATTAAACTCGTTCCCAGGCCGTGTCATTTGAGACGGGGCCCCTAGAACGGGATGCTCCAAATGAGCGTTATTGACttggagagagggggcgggactcaCATTGGGTCAGGGTCGGGAGACAAGAAAAGGGGATGCACATCCGGCAGAGGGATATTCGTTTCCGTAAAATGATTCGGGCATTGCTTTTTCAAATTCTtcgtcaatttttttttcttataatTATCTCATTGGGCATAGTCctattgttctctctcttttgaCTGTTAGCTGGCGTACACAGCTCATTGGAAGTAAGGAACCGGAAATTGCGTTGCGATAGACCGTGGTAACGCTACAAGCCAGGATCCTCTCTCAGCCTGTCTCCGATCAGAGCCGCTGCGAAGGAGGCACAGGGAGTGGCCGCTGCACCTGCCCGACCAGTTTGAGGACACATGACTCCGGAGGAATTTCCCTGGAAGCCCATTTCTTATCTGGTGCGTTTTGTCCAAACGGAGGGCATCTGTGCGTCTGGAAGCGGCCGGGAGcgagaagaggagggaaaagTAGGCCACTTCTAGGGGACCCCGGGGGAAAAGGAGGAAGATAGAAGGATTGAGTGCGCAGATAATGACGGAACCAGCTCCAAATCCCGCGGCCACTGCGTTCCCCTCGGCCACTATCTCTCTACCTTTGGGCCTGGAGATACTGAGGACGTATTCCGGAGCGCTTATATGTCTAGAAATTGTAAGTGATGCATCTTCTTTTGACTTTTTACGGCAGTTTTACCTCTCATTTGCATACATTAAAATGTGATTCCCTGGCTGTTTTTTCACAGCCTACCGTTCCGTGTCTATCCAAAAGCCAGCCTGAAAGTAATGCTATTATAACTGGTGTCACACAGTTAATATAAtgcatccattttttttttcacccaaTGATTGGTTACTTTAAAGGGTGCTCATACAAGTAGCCTATGCTGTTGGATAAATGTCATAGTTGAGAGATAAGAATGGCCATCTCTGATTGGTTCACATATAACTAGGCAACCCCGCGTTTTAAAAAAGTAGCCCTATCAGTCCTTCTCAAATAGCGTTATCATCTCACCAGTGTGTCACTGAACTACGACCCAGGTGGTGTGTTTATAATTCTAAACATCTTGAATCATACTAATCGACATGGCGTTGCACTACAGGAGATGAAATGttaatacattacattacaagTAGATTTAGTAAAGGTTTTATCCGAAGGTCCATTTCAAAACTCATGTTACTGTGCATCTGTCTTTCTAGGTAAAGGGGCTACAAATTCATATATTGGCACTACAATTTTTCATTAATATCCCTCAGCATAAATTATGTTTTGGAAAATATGCTGcattcaattcagaaaaaatacTAATTCGTACAGATTGTGTTGTTATTTGATATCAGGTTGATATCCGGCTCTATATGTCCTCTCACCTCACTCCTTATTCGCTCCATATTCACCCCTGCAGGGGTTTAAATGTTCTGGgtgttaaatatgtatgatgacctTTCTTTGAACTACCGACTGTTCTCATGGTGTAAACTAAAGCTATACGTCTCTGGCAGTGAGCTGTCTCTCCCTTCGTGAACCATAGTGTTCATTTAGTACTCTTCAGCCCTCAGTAAACCTCACTTTTCAGTAGAACTAAGAATACCACCAAAGAAAGGGAAATGACAGGAATCTCAAGATCCTCATGAGGAAGAGGACATAATAgattagacacacaaacaggtcgAGGAGGAAATGGAACGTTAGACTGTGGTGTCTTTAACATGTGATAGTAAGATAATAACTGGTTATTAGATACTACCCAATCAGTCATCATGACCTTTTCAAGTTATAATGTTCACACCATTATACTCTTGTCTTGATTCAAGGCAATTATTAGTATGCAACAATGTACCCAAGTCAAAACCTCATTATCCATCCGTTAGTGCCCTGAGACCGGATGTGCACAGGTTGCTAATCGGTCTTAACCACAGTAATGCGATACGGTGCCTCTCTTCTCCACAGGTGTTGGGGGGGCTGGTATGGATCCTGGTGGCTGCCTCCGACGTGCCCGTGCCTCTGTTGCAGGGCTGGGTGATGTTCACCTCCAtcctcaccttctccctctcctctacctacCTGGCCATGCTGATCACCGGCCTGGCAGACCGCATCAACACGGACTGGAACGTCCTGGTATGGAAACCATGACGCGCTGAACTGACTGAAGGATTCATTCCTTGGTGAAGTGCGCAAATGGAAAGGTTGCGAGTTGAATGTTGAAAAGTTGAGCCATACTCTTAACCTAAGTAAATCAAAAAGAATGTACAACCACAAGCGCTACGAATACATAGGATTTTTAGTTCACAGCAACCATGGAGAGACGCTCCTATCCTACCTTGACTTGGAGTTTGTAGTTTGTTATTTTAGGTTTCCAATTCGATGTGTAATgctaatataatgtaatatgtTGGTGATGAGGAATTTTAAGGTGGGTCATTTTGGGAGTAGTAAAGGAAAAAGGTGGCACCCAGTGAGGGCTCTCTCAATCCAGTTTTTTGTGCAAGTATTATCACGCCTGATAATAATAGGATGATAACCAACTGCTAAACCTTTAGTAATTACATCATTGAACATTGTTaaaagcaaacgcacacacatgcatgcatgcacgcacgcacgcacacacacacacacacacacacacacacacacacacacacacacacacacacacacacacgtacacagacacggacacgcATGCACTGAGACTTGCAAAGTACTTTGTGTTACTTCCTCCCAAGTCACCACCACGGAACCCAAACTCTGGCCTTTATTTCCTTCCGCCGCAATAGTGCCAGCAGCGtagctgtgttgttgtttgttcttTGTTGCAACTTGAGCTTGTTGCCCACcgttacacacacgcaaacatacacacacacacacacaccactactcATATTTCAGGTTTTGTGCAACCGCTTCTTAAGACGTACCCCCAGAAAGGAAATTTGTTAGGCCTTTGTTGTTTCTGAACAAAGCCGATGAATGAAAACCAGAACCTTCTCTGTGAGGGAGGTGTTAATTGTCCTGCTGAAGGCGAACGGTCACAGAGAGCCAAAGTTTCCACTCCACTAATTTAACTCTGTGGCTTTCAACAGGAGTGTTGCAAGAATTTAAATGGCATTTGAATATTTGCACATGCAATCACATCTCTTTTTTTCATcacatacatttaaattgtTAATCTTGACATGCATTAGATTACATGGAGCAGTACCTTTTAAAGGTTTGAATGTCTCCTTGCGGTTCCAATCTTGTTCAATTCCCTAAAACCTAATCAGCTCAATCGCCTCAAACAGTTGATGGACACCATTTACCATTAGTAGGAAGGATGATAACTTGACATTGAAAACTTGACATTGAAAACTTGACATCGAAAACTTGACATCAAAAGCTTCACAACGGAAACGTTGCCGAGGCTTTGGCTGTGCCTCAGAAAGACAGAATGTGCCAACAGTCGAAGCCCAAAGGGACGTGGATATGCGCTTTTTTAGGTATCCTCAAAATAAACTCAGTTGCATGAGGTGCAACCGTCCCTCCGTTGGAGGCTATTTATTAACACTTGATTAATAAGGTCCCAGAGAACCGGTGGGACCTGCTGCCGTGGGGCGACGTGATGTTCTGAAGCCATTCTGCACTCAATCCTTCTAATGATAGTTTATGGAACAAAAAATCGAAATGGGGTCCACTGTGCAATGTTACACTAGAAAATATAACACCACAAATTAAAGAAGGGAGGGTTCATAGAAACACAATGGCCACATGCAAAGTTAGCCCCTCAGTGATCCAATTCATCTAATGATAGTTTATGggaacaaaaaacgacagtgttgaattacaataatgaaataaaacaacGCAAGTGAGATATGAGTGTAAAAATTAATTTGATTGGTATCTGTATAAAGAATTCGACCCTAAATGAATGACTATGACAGAAGTGCAACGGCACCCATTACTCAGTTTTTGACATGTTTGACCATACAAACTAGGAACCTCCCTTTGCCTTAGTAAAACTGTCCGGCTGCCTGCTTAAACACACAATAACCACTAATGACTAAGCCAGGTTCAAGCTAAAGGTCATTTTATTTCGCCCTGTGGTGGTTAGGGATTAGTTCTGCACCCAGAGGTTACTCTGTCAAACACTGAGCCCCTCTGAAACTCACAACAGGTCGCGATGCATATCGGTACACATTATTTAGCTATTCTATCCCATGTATTGGCTATACAAGACGGTAATGTAAAGGTTATCGGTTAATGTTACAACGGTATGTGTTTTAGCATCTGTTAGCTCTCTGAGTCTTATACATGGCATGACCGTCCAGACACAGAGCATGACATACTGAATCGATTTGTGACATTTGACCCAGAGGTTAACCGAGGTCTTCACCGTGACACTAAGCATGGTTGATTCTGTCTTTGTTGACTTACTAAGTTCATCCTTTTACCGCCATTGACTTTCACTGTTGACTCGTCTCCTAGGTCAACAATCGAGGTCTGGAAAGCTTAACGCGTATTGTGTAGCATCATCCTACACCTCTACCGGCAGCCTGCTGTCTATTCTAGGCCAGGGACTCATTTAATCGGCAGGCATGACGCCTGATGCATGGCTGCTCTGAGCCAGTGCAACTTACACAGCCTTGAAGAGAATAAGTCTGCCTGCAGTACATAGTGGACTGTAAAACGTATCGGGGAAAAAAATTACCTTGGCATTGTTTAAACACAGTCCATGGCATGATAAATCCCACAGAGAACAAGGGCTGAGAGTTCACTAATATGAATGCATACAATGCATTGTTAATATATTCACATGCATTGCATGTATTCGTATTAGTAAATACAAACAATGTATGTGAATACAGTTAACTGTATTCACATGGATTGGATCTATTCGTGTTAGTAAATACATATGCAATCCATAAGAATACAGTTAACTGTATTCACATGGATTGGATCTATTCGTGTTAGTAAATACATACAATCCATGTGAATACAGTTAATTGGATTCACATGCATTGCCTGTATTCGTATTCGTGAATAAACACAATGCATGTGAATACAGTTAATTGTGCAAAACAGAAAAGGCTTCTAACTCATAATACAACATATGAAGGACACTGTGCAATGTTATGGTTAAAAACTATAACACCACAAATGAAAGAAGGGAGTGTTCATAAAACACCACAACCATGCAGATGAAGCACCTCGATGATAGTAAATGCCTCTGCACACATAATGCAAATGTACTGTAACTTGGCGACATGTCTCTGTGAGCTCTGTGTCATCTAGTGTTAAGAATGTCCCTCCTCCCAGGGTGCTGAGGGCAAGTAcccttgtttgtttttgccAAAACAATGACTTCATGGGTGATGAGCTCagaccaacaaaaaaaactaaaaaaatgaACAAAGACCCGGCCTGTTGTCCCTGCCAGGCACACCGCGTCAACAACacacgctgtctctctctccctctctctttctgtctctctgtctctttccctgtctccctctctcagtctctgtctctctccctcacacactctctcactttctttctgtctcagtttctctgtttctctccctgtctttgtctctctctctctctctctctctctctctctctctctctctctctctctctctctctctctctctctctctctctctctctctctccctcactctcatgCTACCAATATGGCCGCTGGGTCAGTAGTTCAAGGTCAAATGAGTTAAGTCTATGCTAGGTGTTAGCCAACCATTATAAAAGATAGAAGATACTTATACAAGCTTTTTGACAGATCAATCACTAATGCGAGAGCAAAAAAACTAGTTGGAAAAAACATTCCAA
Protein-coding regions in this window:
- the mal2 gene encoding protein MAL2, with the translated sequence MTEPAPNPAATAFPSATISLPLGLEILRTYSGALICLEIVLGGLVWILVAASDVPVPLLQGWVMFTSILTFSLSSTYLAMLITGLADRINTDWNVLDVLYHLVALLFYFAAFVLEAATTAANGGAHIKLQPNGTETLVCITYPRGNVFTMLDQRQFSINVAATIFAFVVTICYGCSLFMGFRRWRM
- the colec10 gene encoding collectin-10 isoform X2 — encoded protein: MMVRRGLWRRLLLLVNLLSLMELIGSCGSPEVCNTVLLPGPKGDKGEAGDVGEQGTQGKLGPPGAQGAPGGTGLLGERGHMGKMGPIGDRGEKGVTGWTGPSGIQGKPVLLGLRETEERYYLLVTESRAFEEALVSCRLRGGALAMPKTRDANRLLADYVSGSGLTAVFIGLQARSVNGTRTQEEYVFADSSPLGGFAAWGPGQGPPSGTNSSSCVELLNTGSWGPAACHLAMFYICEFPKTRRRVGAAG
- the colec10 gene encoding collectin-10 isoform X1 — its product is MMVRRGLWRRLLLLVNLLSLMELIGSCGSPEVCNTVLLPGPKGDKGEAGDVGEQGTQGKLGPPGAQGAPGGTGLLGERGHMGKMGPIGDRGEKGVTGWTGPSGIQGKPGTTCDCGRYRKVVGQLDINIGRLQNALKFIKNVLLGLRETEERYYLLVTESRAFEEALVSCRLRGGALAMPKTRDANRLLADYVSGSGLTAVFIGLQARSVNGTRTQEEYVFADSSPLGGFAAWGPGQGPPSGTNSSSCVELLNTGSWGPAACHLAMFYICEFPKTRRRVGAAG